The Megachile rotundata isolate GNS110a chromosome 8, iyMegRotu1, whole genome shotgun sequence genome has a segment encoding these proteins:
- the LOC105663662 gene encoding B-cell receptor-associated protein 31 isoform X1: MSLQWTLIAGFLYAEIVVVLLLVLPIFSPTRWQKLFKSRFLQSLSNRASFYFLILLAILVLFLLDAIREMRKYSSPEHSDHGHLDAEMQDLSLFFVGNMRLFRAQRNFYISGFALFLSLVIRRLVTLISTQATLLAQSAAAMRQAQSATTTAKSLLSQKTTGESAQNDSNEAHDKVLSDLKNQIKELQVKNQDLENQLTKEKKDKEALKSQAESLAKEYDRLSDEHGKLVHSDGDKKSD; encoded by the exons ATGAGTCTACAGTGGACATTGATCGCTGGCTTTCTTTACGCTGAAATTGTTGTAGTCTTACTATTAGTATTACCAATATTTTCTCCTACCAGATGGCAAAAGCTCTTTAAATCTCGATTTCTGCAGAGTTTAAGCAATCGAGcatctttttatttcttaatattacTTGCAATACTAGTTCTATTTTTATTAGATGCTATTAGAGAGATGCGAAAATATTCTTCGCCTGAACATTCAGATCATGGCCACTTAGATGCTGAAATGCAGG atttatcaCTATTTTTTGTAGGTAATATGAGATTATTCAGAGCACAAAGAAACTTTTATATATCTGGCTTTGCATTGTTTTTAAGTCTTGTCATACGTCGTCTTGTAACCCTAATTTCTACTCAAGCTACACTATTAGCGCAAAGTGCAGCAGCTATGCGACAAGCTCAATCTGCAACTACAACGGCAAAAAGTTTATTATCTCAGAAAACAACTGGAGAAAGTGCACAGAATGATTCTAATGAAGCACATGATAAAGTACTATCAGACCTGAAAAATCAAATTAAGGAATTACAAGTAAAAAATCAAGATTTAGAAAATCAGCTTACAAAGGAGAAGAAAGATAAAGAAGCATTAAAATCGCAAGCTGAGTCCCTTGCAAAGGAGTATGATCGTTTAAGCGATGAACATGGTAAATTGGTTCACTCAGATGGTGATAAAAAAAGTGATTAA
- the PPO gene encoding phenoloxidase subunit A3 produces MTNDKSSMLYLFDRPSEPVYVPKGEQKVAFDIPPDYLPDKYRSVATQVFNRFGDDTQSKIPVKQITLPDLSIPMQLGRRQPFSLFIPAHRRVAARLIDIFMGMRTYEDFLSVAVYCRDRLNPNMFIYALSVAMLHRPDTKDLPIPPLTEVFPDKYMDSGIFARAREEANLVPSGSRVPIEIPRDYTASDLDEEHRVAYWREDIGINLHHWHWHLVYPFEGDVKIVRKDRRGELFYYMHQQMMARYNCERLCNQLGRVKRFINWREPIPEGYFPKLDSLVASRTWPSRPSGAVLKDINRQVDELDFDIQDMERWRDRIYEAIHTGSVINSTGERIPLTEKTGIDVLGNIMEASILSPNQNVYGDLHNFGHVAISYCHDPDHRYLESFGIMGDSATAMRDPVFYRWHAFVDDVFQEHKNTLPVYTAQQLDFPGVEIADIQLATNQQRNVLNTFWTKSDVDLSRGLDFTPRGPVLARFTHLNHADFTYRIVVNNRDGVPKRGTVRIFIAPKKDERGLPFTFRQQKNLMIELDKFPVILKPGQNTINRQSTESSVTIPFERTFRNLDENRPSSEGALEPFNFCGCGWPQHMLVPKGSKEGYQMELFVMVSDYTGDAVEQDEASGCKDAVSYCGLRDKKYPDARAMGYPFDRQPRAGVENLAQFLTGNMAVTEITVRFSDTVVPRTRSRSTGNTLTFD; encoded by the exons ATGACGAACGACAAATCTAGTATGCTGTATCTCTTCGATCGGCCATCTGAACCAGTCTATGTACCTAAGGGAGAACAGAAGGTTGCCTTTGATATACCACCTGACTATTTG ccTGACAAGTACCGTTCCGTTGCTACTCAAGTGTTCAACCGTTTCGGGGATGATACGCAGTCGAAAATCCCGGTGAAGCAAATTACACTTCCGGATCTCAGCATTCCGATGCAACTCGGACGTCGTCAACCTTTTTCGCTTTTTATACCGGCACATCGTAGAGTGGCTGCTCGTCTTATCGACATTTTCATGG GCATGAGAACGTACGAAGATTTCTTGTCAGTCGCAGTTTATTGTCGTGATCGTCTGAATCCTAATATGTTTATCTATGCACTGTCAGTGGCCATGCTTCATCGTCCTGACACGAAAGATTTACCGATACCGCCATTGACTGAAGTGTTTCCGGATAAATATATGGACAGTGGCATTTTCGCTAGGGCTAGGGAAGAAGCTAATCTCGTTCCTTCTGGTTCAAGG GTTCCGATCGAAATCCCTCGGGATTACACCGCTTCGGATCTCGATGAAGAACATCGCGTTGCGTACTGGAGAGAAGACATCGGAATCAATCTTCATCACTGGCATTGGCATTTGGTTTATCCGTTTGAAGGAGATGTTAAAATTGTTAGGAAAGACCGACGTGGAGAATTGTTTTATTATATGCACCAACAGATGATGGCTAG ATACAATTGTGAACGCCTGTGCAACCAACTTGGACGAGTAAAGAGATTCATCAATTGGCGCGAACCTATTCCTGAAGGATATTTTCCGAAACTGGATTCCCTAGTTGCTAGTCGCACATGGCCATCTCGACCAAGCGGTGCGGTTCTCAAGGACATCAATCGACAGGTGGATGAATTGGACTTCGACATCCAAGATATGGAAAGATGGCGTGATCGAATCTACGAGGCGATCCACACGGGATCTGTAATTAACTCGACAGGCGAAAGAATACCATTGACAGAGAAAACTGGAATTGATGTGCTTGGAAATATAATGGAAGCTAGTATACTGTCGCCTAATCAAAACGTCTATGGGGATCTTCATAACTTTGGTCACGTTGCTATATCCTATTGTCATGATCCAGATCACCGTTATCTA GAAAGTTTCGGTATTATGGGCGATTCGGCGACTGCCATGAGGGATCCTGTGTTTTACAGATGGCATGCTTTTGTTGACGACGTTTTCCAGGAACACAAAAACACGTTACCCGTGTACACCGCACAACAG TTGGACTTCCCAGGTGTTGAAATAGCAGACATCCAATTAGCAACTAATCAACAACGCAACGTTCTAAACACCTTCTGGACCAAGAGTGACGTAGATTTATCGCGTGGACTTGATTTTACTCCACGTGGTCCTGTACTGGCTAGATTCACTCACTTAAATCACGCAGACTTTACATACAGGATTGTCGTTAATAATCGTGACGGTGTACCAAAAAGAGGCACCGTCCGCATTTTCATCGCTCCTAAGAAAGATGAACGTGGATTGCCTTTTACGTTTAGACAACAGAAAAATTTAATGATCGAACTGGACAAATTCCCTGTAATCC TGAAACCTGGACAAAATACGATTAATCGTCAATCAACGGAATCCTCGGTAACTATACCCTTCGAAAGAACTTTCCGCAATTTGGACGAAAATAGACCTAGTTCAGAGGGTGCATTAGAACCATTCAATTTCTGTGGATGTGGATGGCCACAACACATGTTGGTACCCAAAGGAAGCAAAGAAGGCTACCAAATGGAACTGTTCGTTATGGTGTCTGATTACACTGGTGATGCT GTGGAGCAAGATGAAGCGAGTGGTTGCAAGGATGCTGTGAGCTACTGTGGATTAAGGGATAAGAAGTATCCCGATGCACGAGCTATGGGATATCCATTTGACCGACAACCGCGTGCAGGTGTTGAAAACTTGGCTCAATTTTTAACCGGAAACATGGCAGTCACGGAAATAACCGTTCGGTTTTCAGACACTGTTGTACCTAGAACTAGATCTAGGAGCACAGGAAACACCTTAACCTTTGATTAA
- the LOC100879577 gene encoding trehalose transporter 1-like protein isoform X1, with product MQRIGSVMTETAKVLIDGEKEATDVNNSVSYVVSSEDKYHGNRRTQWRQWLACISATLSMVAVGTVYGWTTTSLFRLTSGDSSMPFNLTDDEGSWIVSLTVIGSMIGPFLGASLSDKFGRKRCLMISSGFYIVGWLIVLFAKSVEALYISRVILGVGVGISYTTNPMYVSEVADTNIRGALGTLIAVNVFTGSLLACSIGPWVSLEILTAILLAIPVLFIACFMWFPESPHFLAAKGRKSEACKSLAFFKGILDPEEAKKELNLILRGMKEDSYKAAPGQSMEMLKHTWTVKLKMLLLPNNAKSLSIVVGLVAAQQLSGNFSTMQYLEVLFKKASVGIDSNLATILVLAVGLVSGALATATVEGAGRRPLLMISTFGSFVTLAILAVYLMLDAKEMDVSSVNLLPVIDVIIFQVAFQIGLGTLTNALIGELFPTEVKGVAGAIVTIFDGLLGFAVSKLYQVIGDSLGSYTVYYFFSVSCLMAFFMVAVFVPETKGRTYNEIQALLSGRKLNSASRSDENNYV from the exons ATGCAACGAATCGGAAGTGTCATGACAGAAACTGCCAAGGTATTG atCGACGGTGAAAAAGAGGCGACGGATGTCAACAATTCGGTATCATATGTGGTCTCATCTGAAGATAAGTATCACGGAAATAGGAGGACACAATGGCGACAATGGCTGGCGTGTATTTCTG CAACTCTATCCATGGTGGCTGTGGGGACAGTCTACGGCTGGACAACAACATCCCTATTTCGCCTAACTTCTGGCGACAGCAGCATGCCCTTCAATTTAACAGATGACGAAGGTTCCTGGATCGTCTCCCTAACCGTAATCGGCTCCATGATCGGTCCATTCTTGGGAGCCAGCTTATCCGACAAATTCGGTCGTAAACGCTGCCTCATGATATCCAGTGGCTTCTACATCGTCGGTtggttgattgtattattcgcGAAGTCCGTGGAAGCTCTATACATATCTCGAGTGATCCTCGGCGTGGGAGTTGGAATCTCCTACACCACAAACCCCATGTACGTCTCGGAAGTGGCGGACACCAACATCAGAGGCGCCCTGGGGACCCTAATCGCGGTGAACGTCTTCACAGGGTCTTTGCTAGCCTGCAGCATAGGTCCATGGGTATCCTTGGAGATCCTGACCGCCATTTTACTCGCCATACCGGTTCTCTTCATCGCCTGTTTCATGTGGTTCCCCGAGAGTCCACATTTCCTGGCAGCTAAAGGCCGCAAATCGGAAGCCTGCAAGTCTCTGGCGTTCTTCAAAGGCATCCTCGACCCTGAGGAAGCTAAAAAGGAACTGAATCTCATTCTCCGTGGTATGAAAGAAGATTCCTACAAGGCTGCGCCTGGACAGAGTATGGAAATGCTCAAACACACCTGGACCGTCAAGCTGAAGATGCTGCTGCTGCCCAACAACGCCAAGTCCTTGAGCATAGTCGTTGGTCTGGTCGCTGCGCAGCAACTCAGCGGGAATTTCAGCACCATGCAGTACCTGGAAGTGCTGTTCAAAAAAGCATCAGTTGGAATTGACTCGAATTTGGCTACCATATTGGTCTTGGCTGTGGGCCTCGTGTCTGGAGCCCTGGCTACAGCTACCGTAGAGGGTGCTGGGAGACGACCGCTTCTGATGATCTCCACGTTTGGCTCATTCGTCACTCTGGCCATCTTGGCTGTGTATCTCATGCTAGATGCAAAAGAAATGGACGTTTCCAGCGTGAACCTTCTTCCAGTGATCGATGTCATCATCTTTCAGGTGGCTTTTCAAATCGGTTTAGGAACCTTGACCAATGCTCTGATCGGGGAACTGTTTCCTACCGAAGTGAAGGGCGTTGCTGGCGCTATTGTTACTATTTTTGATGGCCTACTCGGCTTCGCCGTTTCCAAATTGTATCAGGTGATCGGCGACAGCCTGGGATCGTACACGGTTTATTACTTCTTCTCGGTGTCCTGCTTGATGGCGTTCTTCATGGTGGCGGTGTTTGTACCGGAAACGAAGGGGAGAACTTATAATGAGATACAGGCACTTCTCAGTGGAAGGAAACTGAATTCGGCCAGCAGAAGCGATGAGAACAATTATGTATGA
- the LOC105663662 gene encoding B-cell receptor-associated protein 31 isoform X2: MSLQWTLIAGFLYAEIVVVLLLVLPIFSPTRWQKLFKSRFLQSLSNRASFYFLILLAILVLFLLDAIREMRKYSSPEHSDHGHLDAEMQGNMRLFRAQRNFYISGFALFLSLVIRRLVTLISTQATLLAQSAAAMRQAQSATTTAKSLLSQKTTGESAQNDSNEAHDKVLSDLKNQIKELQVKNQDLENQLTKEKKDKEALKSQAESLAKEYDRLSDEHGKLVHSDGDKKSD; encoded by the exons ATGAGTCTACAGTGGACATTGATCGCTGGCTTTCTTTACGCTGAAATTGTTGTAGTCTTACTATTAGTATTACCAATATTTTCTCCTACCAGATGGCAAAAGCTCTTTAAATCTCGATTTCTGCAGAGTTTAAGCAATCGAGcatctttttatttcttaatattacTTGCAATACTAGTTCTATTTTTATTAGATGCTATTAGAGAGATGCGAAAATATTCTTCGCCTGAACATTCAGATCATGGCCACTTAGATGCTGAAATGCAGG GTAATATGAGATTATTCAGAGCACAAAGAAACTTTTATATATCTGGCTTTGCATTGTTTTTAAGTCTTGTCATACGTCGTCTTGTAACCCTAATTTCTACTCAAGCTACACTATTAGCGCAAAGTGCAGCAGCTATGCGACAAGCTCAATCTGCAACTACAACGGCAAAAAGTTTATTATCTCAGAAAACAACTGGAGAAAGTGCACAGAATGATTCTAATGAAGCACATGATAAAGTACTATCAGACCTGAAAAATCAAATTAAGGAATTACAAGTAAAAAATCAAGATTTAGAAAATCAGCTTACAAAGGAGAAGAAAGATAAAGAAGCATTAAAATCGCAAGCTGAGTCCCTTGCAAAGGAGTATGATCGTTTAAGCGATGAACATGGTAAATTGGTTCACTCAGATGGTGATAAAAAAAGTGATTAA
- the ND-B16.6 gene encoding NADH dehydrogenase (ubiquinone) B16.6 subunit yields MAGTVKSGPQDLPPAGGYAPFHYERSKLRTIIGGRLGTALFYGISLGGFYLYFLNLRDVRKSQIEMRSSRFAITPLLEAERDRALIKHMKRVRDEEADLMKDVEGWEVGTLYGTPIFYQERPEYFEPRPTDAYVFSDPNDFVNRLFRIAYL; encoded by the exons ATGGCTGGTACAGTTAAATCAGGCCCTCAGGATTTGCCACCTGCGGGAGGATATGCACCTTTTCATTATGAAAGATCTAAACTTCGTACTATTATTGGAG gtCGCCTTGGCACTGCCCTTTTCTATGGCATTTCTCTTGGTGGATTTtatctgtattttttaaatcttagAGATGTTAGAAAAAGTCAGATTGAGATGAGAAGTTCACGATTTGCAATAACTCCCTTATTAGAAGCAGAAAGAGATAGAGC GCTTATTAAACACATGAAACGTGTAAGAGATGAAGAAGCTGATTTGATGAAAGATGTTGAAGGGTGGGAAGTGGGAACATTGTATGGAACACCAATATTCTATCAAGAGAGACCTGAATATTTTGAACCTCGACCAACTGATGCTTATGTATTTTCAGATCCTAACGACTTTGTCAATCGTTTATTCCGTAtagcatatttataa
- the LOC100879577 gene encoding trehalose transporter 1-like protein isoform X3 yields MNIDGEKEATDVNNSVSYVVSSEDKYHGNRRTQWRQWLACISATLSMVAVGTVYGWTTTSLFRLTSGDSSMPFNLTDDEGSWIVSLTVIGSMIGPFLGASLSDKFGRKRCLMISSGFYIVGWLIVLFAKSVEALYISRVILGVGVGISYTTNPMYVSEVADTNIRGALGTLIAVNVFTGSLLACSIGPWVSLEILTAILLAIPVLFIACFMWFPESPHFLAAKGRKSEACKSLAFFKGILDPEEAKKELNLILRGMKEDSYKAAPGQSMEMLKHTWTVKLKMLLLPNNAKSLSIVVGLVAAQQLSGNFSTMQYLEVLFKKASVGIDSNLATILVLAVGLVSGALATATVEGAGRRPLLMISTFGSFVTLAILAVYLMLDAKEMDVSSVNLLPVIDVIIFQVAFQIGLGTLTNALIGELFPTEVKGVAGAIVTIFDGLLGFAVSKLYQVIGDSLGSYTVYYFFSVSCLMAFFMVAVFVPETKGRTYNEIQALLSGRKLNSASRSDENNYV; encoded by the exons ATGAAT atCGACGGTGAAAAAGAGGCGACGGATGTCAACAATTCGGTATCATATGTGGTCTCATCTGAAGATAAGTATCACGGAAATAGGAGGACACAATGGCGACAATGGCTGGCGTGTATTTCTG CAACTCTATCCATGGTGGCTGTGGGGACAGTCTACGGCTGGACAACAACATCCCTATTTCGCCTAACTTCTGGCGACAGCAGCATGCCCTTCAATTTAACAGATGACGAAGGTTCCTGGATCGTCTCCCTAACCGTAATCGGCTCCATGATCGGTCCATTCTTGGGAGCCAGCTTATCCGACAAATTCGGTCGTAAACGCTGCCTCATGATATCCAGTGGCTTCTACATCGTCGGTtggttgattgtattattcgcGAAGTCCGTGGAAGCTCTATACATATCTCGAGTGATCCTCGGCGTGGGAGTTGGAATCTCCTACACCACAAACCCCATGTACGTCTCGGAAGTGGCGGACACCAACATCAGAGGCGCCCTGGGGACCCTAATCGCGGTGAACGTCTTCACAGGGTCTTTGCTAGCCTGCAGCATAGGTCCATGGGTATCCTTGGAGATCCTGACCGCCATTTTACTCGCCATACCGGTTCTCTTCATCGCCTGTTTCATGTGGTTCCCCGAGAGTCCACATTTCCTGGCAGCTAAAGGCCGCAAATCGGAAGCCTGCAAGTCTCTGGCGTTCTTCAAAGGCATCCTCGACCCTGAGGAAGCTAAAAAGGAACTGAATCTCATTCTCCGTGGTATGAAAGAAGATTCCTACAAGGCTGCGCCTGGACAGAGTATGGAAATGCTCAAACACACCTGGACCGTCAAGCTGAAGATGCTGCTGCTGCCCAACAACGCCAAGTCCTTGAGCATAGTCGTTGGTCTGGTCGCTGCGCAGCAACTCAGCGGGAATTTCAGCACCATGCAGTACCTGGAAGTGCTGTTCAAAAAAGCATCAGTTGGAATTGACTCGAATTTGGCTACCATATTGGTCTTGGCTGTGGGCCTCGTGTCTGGAGCCCTGGCTACAGCTACCGTAGAGGGTGCTGGGAGACGACCGCTTCTGATGATCTCCACGTTTGGCTCATTCGTCACTCTGGCCATCTTGGCTGTGTATCTCATGCTAGATGCAAAAGAAATGGACGTTTCCAGCGTGAACCTTCTTCCAGTGATCGATGTCATCATCTTTCAGGTGGCTTTTCAAATCGGTTTAGGAACCTTGACCAATGCTCTGATCGGGGAACTGTTTCCTACCGAAGTGAAGGGCGTTGCTGGCGCTATTGTTACTATTTTTGATGGCCTACTCGGCTTCGCCGTTTCCAAATTGTATCAGGTGATCGGCGACAGCCTGGGATCGTACACGGTTTATTACTTCTTCTCGGTGTCCTGCTTGATGGCGTTCTTCATGGTGGCGGTGTTTGTACCGGAAACGAAGGGGAGAACTTATAATGAGATACAGGCACTTCTCAGTGGAAGGAAACTGAATTCGGCCAGCAGAAGCGATGAGAACAATTATGTATGA
- the Chchd3 gene encoding coiled-coil-helix-coiled-coil-helix domain containing 3, whose product MGSVQSTRKLTINNEEIGVVGISESVVERLIQKVNEKSEIGNEVRPSTVKTPSPSENVSPQYSQSGDTAVTSGYAVPYPQLTITALKMQQQKEQELRNQEKYWQKRLENLQQKHAKINNIINLEYKRAVNELKANDGKKPNIEDTVQPCQNSSEKVLKCYQDHPKEILKCSDLVEEFSSCVDERRARVISARC is encoded by the exons ATGGGTTCTGTACAAAGCACTCGTAAACTTACTATAAATAATGAAGAAATAGGTGTTGTAGGAATATCAGAATCAGTTGTAGAACGATTAATTCAAAAAGTTAATGAAAAAAGTGAAATTGGGAATGAAGTAAGACCTAGTACTGTTAAGACACCATCTCCTAGCGAAAATGTATCTCCACAGTATTCTCAAAGTGGTGATACAGCAGTCACCTCTGGATACGCCGtcccttatccacaattaacaataactGCCCTTAAAATGCAGCAACAAAAAGAACAGGAACTGCGTAACCAAGAAAAATATTGGCAAAAACGCTTGGAGAATTTGCAGCAAAAGCATGcaaagattaataatattataaatctagAATATAAAAGAGCAGTAAATGAATTAAAAGCAAATG ATGGTAAAAAACCAAATATTGAAGATACTGTACAACCATGCCAGAACAGTTCAGAAAAAGTACTCAAATGTTATCAAGATCATCcgaaagaaattttgaagtgtTCCGATTTAGTTGAAGAATTTTCTTCTTGTGTGGATGAACGTCGTGCACGTGTGATTTCTGCAcgttgttaa
- the LOC100879577 gene encoding trehalose transporter 1-like protein isoform X2 → MQRIGSVMTETAKIDGEKEATDVNNSVSYVVSSEDKYHGNRRTQWRQWLACISATLSMVAVGTVYGWTTTSLFRLTSGDSSMPFNLTDDEGSWIVSLTVIGSMIGPFLGASLSDKFGRKRCLMISSGFYIVGWLIVLFAKSVEALYISRVILGVGVGISYTTNPMYVSEVADTNIRGALGTLIAVNVFTGSLLACSIGPWVSLEILTAILLAIPVLFIACFMWFPESPHFLAAKGRKSEACKSLAFFKGILDPEEAKKELNLILRGMKEDSYKAAPGQSMEMLKHTWTVKLKMLLLPNNAKSLSIVVGLVAAQQLSGNFSTMQYLEVLFKKASVGIDSNLATILVLAVGLVSGALATATVEGAGRRPLLMISTFGSFVTLAILAVYLMLDAKEMDVSSVNLLPVIDVIIFQVAFQIGLGTLTNALIGELFPTEVKGVAGAIVTIFDGLLGFAVSKLYQVIGDSLGSYTVYYFFSVSCLMAFFMVAVFVPETKGRTYNEIQALLSGRKLNSASRSDENNYV, encoded by the exons ATGCAACGAATCGGAAGTGTCATGACAGAAACTGCCAAG atCGACGGTGAAAAAGAGGCGACGGATGTCAACAATTCGGTATCATATGTGGTCTCATCTGAAGATAAGTATCACGGAAATAGGAGGACACAATGGCGACAATGGCTGGCGTGTATTTCTG CAACTCTATCCATGGTGGCTGTGGGGACAGTCTACGGCTGGACAACAACATCCCTATTTCGCCTAACTTCTGGCGACAGCAGCATGCCCTTCAATTTAACAGATGACGAAGGTTCCTGGATCGTCTCCCTAACCGTAATCGGCTCCATGATCGGTCCATTCTTGGGAGCCAGCTTATCCGACAAATTCGGTCGTAAACGCTGCCTCATGATATCCAGTGGCTTCTACATCGTCGGTtggttgattgtattattcgcGAAGTCCGTGGAAGCTCTATACATATCTCGAGTGATCCTCGGCGTGGGAGTTGGAATCTCCTACACCACAAACCCCATGTACGTCTCGGAAGTGGCGGACACCAACATCAGAGGCGCCCTGGGGACCCTAATCGCGGTGAACGTCTTCACAGGGTCTTTGCTAGCCTGCAGCATAGGTCCATGGGTATCCTTGGAGATCCTGACCGCCATTTTACTCGCCATACCGGTTCTCTTCATCGCCTGTTTCATGTGGTTCCCCGAGAGTCCACATTTCCTGGCAGCTAAAGGCCGCAAATCGGAAGCCTGCAAGTCTCTGGCGTTCTTCAAAGGCATCCTCGACCCTGAGGAAGCTAAAAAGGAACTGAATCTCATTCTCCGTGGTATGAAAGAAGATTCCTACAAGGCTGCGCCTGGACAGAGTATGGAAATGCTCAAACACACCTGGACCGTCAAGCTGAAGATGCTGCTGCTGCCCAACAACGCCAAGTCCTTGAGCATAGTCGTTGGTCTGGTCGCTGCGCAGCAACTCAGCGGGAATTTCAGCACCATGCAGTACCTGGAAGTGCTGTTCAAAAAAGCATCAGTTGGAATTGACTCGAATTTGGCTACCATATTGGTCTTGGCTGTGGGCCTCGTGTCTGGAGCCCTGGCTACAGCTACCGTAGAGGGTGCTGGGAGACGACCGCTTCTGATGATCTCCACGTTTGGCTCATTCGTCACTCTGGCCATCTTGGCTGTGTATCTCATGCTAGATGCAAAAGAAATGGACGTTTCCAGCGTGAACCTTCTTCCAGTGATCGATGTCATCATCTTTCAGGTGGCTTTTCAAATCGGTTTAGGAACCTTGACCAATGCTCTGATCGGGGAACTGTTTCCTACCGAAGTGAAGGGCGTTGCTGGCGCTATTGTTACTATTTTTGATGGCCTACTCGGCTTCGCCGTTTCCAAATTGTATCAGGTGATCGGCGACAGCCTGGGATCGTACACGGTTTATTACTTCTTCTCGGTGTCCTGCTTGATGGCGTTCTTCATGGTGGCGGTGTTTGTACCGGAAACGAAGGGGAGAACTTATAATGAGATACAGGCACTTCTCAGTGGAAGGAAACTGAATTCGGCCAGCAGAAGCGATGAGAACAATTATGTATGA